CGACTTCGATTTTCCCCCGGGGAAAAACATCATCATGACCCTGCAGACACGCCAGGCTATCAAGCAAGAGGTGCGTCAGATAAACGGCCAAATCATCTACTTTCAGGAAGGGTTCACCATCGAAGGGACCGAACGCTCGGTCGTGTTGACCAATATTGGAGCAGCCCACAGTGAGGGAGACCTGATCGCGTATATCCCTCAAAGTAAAACCCTGTTCACCAGCGACCTGGTCTATGTTAACAGTGCTGGTTATTTAGGAGACGGTCCTCTGCGTGGATGGGTCATAGCGCTTGAAGGAATTTCAAATATCGACGCCGAGAAGGTCATCCCCGGGTTCGGGCCGGTGAGCACAATGAAAGAGGTCAGAGATTTCAAAATTTACCTCAAGGACTTCCTTACTGAGGTGCTGTCCCATATCGAAAAGGGCGAAAATCTTGCCACAACTATTCAAAACTTCTCTCTGCCTCAATACGAAGACCTGCCAGGATATGAGATTTTCAAATCTGGGAATATCAAGCGGGCCTATCAACAACTGTCCAAAAAAATGAATTGAGGCTTGAAATACCAATCGCAAGATTGGTGGAATTGTCTTCGATATGCAGTTGATGACTCAACCCAAGATTGCCAGGGTAAACCTGACGCAGCGCAACGAGGATACCCGCTTTGGTGACAAAGCTGTTGATATGGGCTTCCTTACTCAGGAGCAGCTCAAACAAGCCCTGACCCGCCAGAAGAATAGTCATATTTATCTGGAGGAAGCACTTGTCAAGACCGGTGAGAGTGAGAGCTAAAACCAAAGACCAAAGAAGAAAGCCCTACTGTAGTCCCTGCGTAATTACAAACCATTTCAAATTATCCAGAAGTCTGAACAAAAGCTCTTGCCCCAGTCATCCCCTAACGGGAATCGGGGCGCGCAAACCCGACAACATAAGATCTTCCTGCCCGTTTCAATACCCTCTTGAGCGATAAACAAAAAAGCGTGGCACATGCGGTCCTAAGACCGACACTCTGCCACGCTTTTTACTCATGATGAGTCGAATTATTCTTCTTCGTGATAACTCTTGCGGATGAGCATCGCGATGCAACCACCAACGATTAACAGGAGAACCACCAATCCACCAAACATTTTACGCTGCGAAAGATCATCCTCGATTCCATTCATCTGTGCACTAATTTTATCCAACCGGGTGGTAAACCCAGCAGTAGCTGCGTGAATTTTTTCGACGTTGACCGTGTGGAAGAGCCGCCGAAAATTGTTTCGAGTGGAAAAGATCTCGCCGCTGATTTGTTTTGTGTCAATGCCGACCCGATGCAGACCCTCCACCTGACCTTCGAGTTGCTGCAGTTTTGTTTCGGTTTGACTGATTGCGGCTTTGACTTTCGCCGCCCGTTCATAACTGTGGCAGCGCGTACAATTCTTTTCGTTGATCAGGTCAATGGATGCCTTTTGCACTGCATGGTTACTGTGGCAGACAACACATTGGGGACCACCCTTGGTTAAAGCCTTGCCATGGGCGCTACTGCTGTAATCTTTGAGAACACCCACGTGACAACGACCACAAAAGGCAGGAACATCCGCGTATTTAGGTGCGCCTAAAAACCCTTTTGCAGGATCCATTGCCGTAGCGAAATCAGTGGGGTCGCCGCCATGACAATCGTTACAAGAGATACCATTGGCTGCGTGCACACTGGTTTTCCATAATGCGACCGGAGCACTGAGCCGGCCTTCCTGACCACTATGGCACTGCAAACAAACCGTATCCTCAGCGAGTACCGGCGTACACAACACCAGCAGCATCAAAAAAGGCAAAAGTTTACGTATCATGAGAAGTGCCCCCAAATCGACAACCCGACAAACAGCAACGTGCCGAGAAGATAACAGGTAAGAAACAGCGGCCGCTTAAATGGTCGGCGTTCGGGACCGAAATCGATAAACGGCAACAGCGCAAGAAAAGTCATGGCAGCGCCCTGCACAGCCAGGCCAATCAACTTGCTGGGGAAAATCTTCAGGGTCTGATAGGCCCAGAGAAAATACCATTCAGGTTTGATATGTGCCGGAGTGTTAAAGGGATCGGCCGGGACAAGGGCATCAGGGGGGATAAACAACCAGGGGGCATAAAAACTGATCGCCACCAGAATCGCCAGGGCGAAGAAAACCATCCCGATGTCCTTGATGGTGTAGTTAGGATGAAAAGGTACGCCGTCAGGATGATGCTCATGTTCAAAGGCCGCACCAAAAACTCGTGGTTTGTATGCCTCGCCGAAAGGCGGCTGAGAGATCCCCGCCCGGCGAACACAAAAAAGGTGGAATCCGACCAGACCCATTAGCGCCAACGGCAGCACCATGACGTGTAAGGCAAAGAATCGTCCCAACGTCGGGCCGCCGACAGAAACACCACCACGCAGGAAAGCCACAAGGGAATCACCGATGAACGGAACGGCACCGGCCGCATCGGTAGCAACGGTAGTCGCCCAGAAAGAGAGCTGGCTCCAGGGGAGAAGATACCCGGTTAAACAAAAAATAAGGCCGAGATTCAGCAAGGTGAAACCCGAGACCCAGGTCAGTTCGCGAGGACGTTTATAACTGCCCATAAATAGGACAGACATCATGTGCAGGAGCAGAAAGATAATTATCAGATTCGAGCCGACCACATGCAGGTATCGGAACAGCCAGCCGAACGG
Above is a genomic segment from Geopsychrobacter electrodiphilus DSM 16401 containing:
- a CDS encoding cytochrome b, which translates into the protein MNLPKLAADWLDNRLGVKDLIHQNMGGYKLPRNVNIWYTMGAVLMALFGLQFLTGILLLIYYVPDTEKAFASVTAIMNVVPFGWLFRYLHVVGSNLIIIFLLLHMMSVLFMGSYKRPRELTWVSGFTLLNLGLIFCLTGYLLPWSQLSFWATTVATDAAGAVPFIGDSLVAFLRGGVSVGGPTLGRFFALHVMVLPLALMGLVGFHLFCVRRAGISQPPFGEAYKPRVFGAAFEHEHHPDGVPFHPNYTIKDIGMVFFALAILVAISFYAPWLFIPPDALVPADPFNTPAHIKPEWYFLWAYQTLKIFPSKLIGLAVQGAAMTFLALLPFIDFGPERRPFKRPLFLTCYLLGTLLFVGLSIWGHFS
- a CDS encoding cytochrome c3 family protein, translated to MIRKLLPFLMLLVLCTPVLAEDTVCLQCHSGQEGRLSAPVALWKTSVHAANGISCNDCHGGDPTDFATAMDPAKGFLGAPKYADVPAFCGRCHVGVLKDYSSSAHGKALTKGGPQCVVCHSNHAVQKASIDLINEKNCTRCHSYERAAKVKAAISQTETKLQQLEGQVEGLHRVGIDTKQISGEIFSTRNNFRRLFHTVNVEKIHAATAGFTTRLDKISAQMNGIEDDLSQRKMFGGLVVLLLIVGGCIAMLIRKSYHEEE